GTGAGATGCATGATGATATTTTCACTCATGAGAATGACACCATCAGTTGACTGACTAGCTTTTCCCACCCCCCCATCAATATAAATATCAATAACTTAAATGGCAGAGATATGGTCATGGGTGACACCATCATCATCCCCATCGCTAACAAAATATTGGACACAATAAGGTCGATTGCAACAAATGGTAAGTATATTAATAAGCCAATTTTGAACGCTTCAATTAACTGGCTCATAGTGAACGCAGGTAACATCACAAATAGCGAATCTTTGGACAATACATCTTGGTACTTATCAGGCCAGGTTTTATGGCCAATATTGGCAAAAAAATCTAATTGAGTTTTACTGGTGTTCTTTTCTAAAAAGTCGCGATAAGGAATAATGGCTAAGGTATTAACCTGTTCGATGATATTTGCCGAATCAAAAACGATAGGGTGAACCTTCAGGTTATCATTAATTTCCATCCCAATAGGCGCCATAATAAATAGCGTTAAGATTAGTGATAAACCATAAATCGCCATATTGGGTGGAATTTGCTGTATCCCTAGCGCATTACGCAACATAGAAAGTACGATAGATAACTTTAGAAATGATGTGCCCATCACTGCAAACAAAGGCAAGATTGACAGGCAAAACAGTAGAATAATAAGTTGGACAGGATTATCGAGTACGCTCATGAATATTTCCTATGTGACTAAGGTTATATCATGACGTTTTTCGTTAAGAGCCTGTATCAGGTGAAGACCTGAAGTCATACAATTATTTTTAGACTTTTAAACTGAAATAATTAATTCAAGCTATTCACTTGGGCCAACAAGTTCCCCTCACTTCGTAGCAAACTAGCAGTTCCAACAATGGCGTCTTCAACCTCGTTCTGCTGACTAAGCCTGACCTCATTACATAAGTTCAATTGGACCTCAAATTTATCCTCCATCATCATGGCGCCCAAGTGTGCAAGTGTTATATCAACCTTAGCAATTTCTGCAACAATTGGAGGGTGAATAAAATGATTTTCAGGCAAGAGTTCATCAATTGTCAAACACGCTTTTCCATCTTGTTTAACTTCAACTAATGTTACTTTTGCTATTGCTCCATCACACCAAAGCAAGGCTTCGCCATGTTCAACTCGTGCACTGTTTTCTAACCATACTCCACCACCCACTTCAGGCAAAGTTGGCGCAACCGATGTTTGTGGAATATAGCCTGCTACAAGGCTTAAACTTAATGTCGCAGATGTCCCCGCATAGGGAGACCAGCTTTCAACTTCTGGCTGCCACTCTTTTTGAGGCCAATTAACCAAAACAATATTTATTTCTCCCACTTCAGGGTGTATAAAAGTCATAACCGGATGGACATGCTCCAACAAACATAAAGCAGAGGGCTTGTCCTCTATTTTACTTAAGACCCAAGCTAGCTCTTCTTCCAATAAAGTGGCCGTAATACAGGGTAGAAACGCTTCATCGACTCTATTAGGTTCGCTGATCTGAGTTACAGCAAGCACAAGTCGCTGCCAGTCCTGCGCAGAACACCAAATTCCAACCGTTAAATGATTATCTTTTCGTCCCCAGTAAACTCCGTCGCCCGAGACTCGTTTTAGCTCAATTCGACATGCTTGCAGCTCAAGTCCATGTCCAATTATTTGTGCTGCTTTTATCAATTTTTTCACTATTCCTCCTTAACAATTCATGTGAGTAAATTGATGTTTACTCTTATCAGTGCTGGTTGGCATTAGTGACACATCAACCTCAAACCTTCTGCCCTTCAAAGCCTCAGTTAAACTTGGTAATAGACGTGTCATAATCTGGAATTGACGTTGACACGATGGGTAAATCTTTAACCGGATCCCTTGACTCTCATAACTAGCTTGAATAAGTAAGCCCGCCATAGGTCCATTTGTAAGCCTGTAATTTAACATCGCTCCTTGGCGTGTAATTTCAACATTACGCTGACGATAAACCCCTGAACCTTGATTCATAGATCTAGCCATATCAGGTATAGGACTCGTGCCTCTACTCCCCTTTTCATCTTTATCGCCCTTTAAACAGGCTTCAAATCGGTGTCGTGCACCAGGAGCAGTTTCATGGTAAATATCTTCCTTCAACAGAGTATGGTGCCTCGCTCTCTGCATATAAATCAGATCATTCATCAAGTATCACCTTCAATTTTTCTTGGGCTTTGGCCAGCTTTTTAATATCAACAGTCAATATGTCCATCTTCATGGTCAAATCGTCTATCTTTAATTTATTAGAGAGCAGTTTTTGAGCCAGT
This portion of the Shewanella violacea DSS12 genome encodes:
- the sctR gene encoding type III secretion system export apparatus subunit SctR — encoded protein: MSVLDNPVQLIILLFCLSILPLFAVMGTSFLKLSIVLSMLRNALGIQQIPPNMAIYGLSLILTLFIMAPIGMEINDNLKVHPIVFDSANIIEQVNTLAIIPYRDFLEKNTSKTQLDFFANIGHKTWPDKYQDVLSKDSLFVMLPAFTMSQLIEAFKIGLLIYLPFVAIDLIVSNILLAMGMMMVSPMTISLPFKLLIFILMGGWEKLVSQLMVSFS